In the genome of Oxalobacter aliiformigenes, one region contains:
- the tal gene encoding transaldolase, with protein sequence MNQLEQLKQFTTVVADTGDFQSIQRYSPQDSTTNPSLILRAVQKDTYHALLEKTVRDNRDKSTEAIMDRLLVAFGIEILKIVPGRVSTETDARLSFDTEGSIKKGRELMALYNKAGIPNDRVLIKIASTWEGIRAAEILQKEGIRCNMTLMFSLPQAVACAEANVQLISPFVGRIYDWYKKQTGNEYTGENDPGVQSVKRIYNYYRKFGYPTEVMGASFRNTSQIIELAGCDLLTISPELLQKLSDSDMPVTRKLNQENARQDPVEKTSYDEKGFRLALNNDAMATEKLSEGIRLFCADTIKLEKMIDELR encoded by the coding sequence ATGAACCAACTGGAACAACTGAAACAATTCACGACTGTCGTAGCCGATACAGGCGATTTTCAATCCATCCAGCGCTACTCGCCACAGGATTCGACAACCAATCCTTCCCTGATTCTGAGGGCTGTCCAGAAAGACACCTATCATGCACTCCTCGAAAAAACGGTCCGGGACAACCGGGACAAATCAACCGAAGCGATCATGGATCGTCTGCTTGTTGCGTTCGGTATCGAAATTCTGAAAATCGTTCCTGGCCGTGTTTCCACGGAAACCGATGCACGATTGTCATTCGATACGGAAGGCAGCATAAAGAAAGGCCGTGAACTGATGGCGCTCTACAACAAGGCCGGGATTCCGAACGACCGCGTTCTCATCAAGATCGCCTCGACCTGGGAAGGAATCCGGGCCGCCGAAATTCTCCAGAAAGAAGGAATCCGCTGCAACATGACACTCATGTTTTCCCTGCCACAGGCTGTTGCCTGTGCCGAAGCGAATGTCCAGCTGATTTCTCCTTTTGTCGGACGAATATATGACTGGTATAAAAAACAGACCGGAAATGAATACACCGGTGAAAACGATCCCGGCGTGCAATCCGTAAAGAGAATCTACAATTACTATCGCAAATTCGGATATCCGACAGAAGTCATGGGAGCAAGTTTCCGCAATACCTCTCAAATCATCGAGCTTGCCGGTTGCGATCTTTTGACAATCAGTCCTGAACTGTTACAGAAACTGTCTGATTCGGATATGCCGGTTACACGAAAACTGAACCAGGAAAATGCCAGACAGGATCCTGTCGAAAAAACAAGTTATGACGAGAAGGGATTCCGGCTTGCTTTAAATAATGATGCCATGGCAACGGAAAAACTGTCTGAAGGCATTCGGCTGTTTTGTGCCGATACGATAAAACTGGAAAAAATGATTGACGAACTTCGCTGA
- a CDS encoding cation-translocating P-type ATPase, with protein sequence MMSRQQHTKENTQAAYFPGLDEKQVQERLLRDGLNELSSTRPRSVLSKAWEVVSEPMFLLLISCGILYLIIGNTEDAFILLGSVCLIVTMSFLQERKSERTLEALRELTSPRALVLRDGIRKRIAGKDVVSDDIVFLSEGDRIPADAIVLEAQNLSVDESLLTGESVPVRKQKWEPGNFPENKPGGDDLPYLFSGTLVVQGKGIARVTATGEKTELGKVGKALSAQKEETSRVQTETRHAVKVVAITSTILVVLLVIWYGLSRHDWLHGLLAGLTLAMSIMPAEFPLVLAIFLGLGAWRMAKKEVLTRRIPAIEMLGAATVLCTDKTGTLTQNRMVLSKIMVNGETYSFDHDESPDHDSFPELFHETLEFAMLSSQRDPFDPMESAIQQTGRRVLAGSEHIHDSWNLVEEYPLSRELLAISRVWRSPDMSRYVIAAKGAPEAIMDLCHLDARTMEIISAQVNSLAAQGLRVLATAKATFRHGELPSQQHDFHFEFIGIIGLADPLRLTVKTAIEECRTAGIRVIMITGDYPVTAEKIAREAGLDTSGPILTGQEMEAMLPSELGERIKKGNVFCRTTPEQKLRLVNSLKENGEIVAMTGDGVNDAPALKSSHIGIAMGERGTDVARESAALVLLNDDFSSIVTAVRLGRRIFDNIRKAVIFIVAAHIPIAGLSLIPVMLGWPLILLPIHIVFFELMVDPVCSVAFENEPEETDVMTRPPRPTNARIFDKSILWLGVRQGLALLAWVIFIYGFSRKHGFDTEQARTLTFTAMIAGDIWLILVNRSWSRSLLESLKQKNTILWSVLAITVSVLMAGIFLHPVQKLFHFGQIDWPYTILVIGATLCFTGLLSTIRFFRQKKVQTS encoded by the coding sequence ATGATGTCTCGTCAACAGCACACGAAAGAAAATACACAAGCCGCCTATTTTCCCGGACTGGACGAAAAACAGGTACAGGAAAGGCTTTTGAGAGATGGCCTCAATGAACTATCGTCCACCAGGCCTCGTTCCGTTCTGTCCAAGGCATGGGAAGTCGTCTCCGAACCCATGTTTCTGCTGCTGATATCTTGCGGTATCCTGTACCTCATCATCGGCAATACCGAAGACGCTTTCATTCTTTTGGGATCAGTATGCCTCATCGTCACCATGAGCTTTCTGCAAGAAAGAAAAAGTGAACGGACACTGGAAGCGCTAAGGGAACTGACCAGTCCCAGGGCCCTTGTTTTAAGGGATGGCATTCGGAAACGAATAGCGGGAAAAGACGTCGTGTCGGACGATATCGTTTTTCTTTCCGAAGGTGACAGAATTCCCGCAGACGCCATTGTGCTCGAAGCACAGAATCTGTCTGTCGATGAATCCCTGCTGACAGGTGAATCCGTTCCTGTCAGAAAACAGAAATGGGAACCGGGAAATTTTCCCGAAAACAAACCGGGCGGCGACGACTTGCCGTATCTTTTTTCAGGCACTCTCGTCGTTCAGGGAAAAGGTATCGCAAGAGTCACCGCTACAGGTGAAAAAACGGAACTGGGCAAGGTCGGAAAAGCGCTTTCCGCACAAAAAGAGGAAACAAGCCGTGTCCAGACAGAAACCCGCCATGCTGTCAAGGTAGTCGCCATAACCAGTACTATCCTGGTCGTTCTGCTGGTGATCTGGTATGGCCTGTCACGCCACGATTGGCTACACGGCCTTCTCGCCGGTCTGACGCTGGCAATGAGTATCATGCCGGCGGAATTTCCACTGGTTCTGGCAATATTCCTTGGGCTGGGTGCCTGGCGAATGGCCAAAAAAGAGGTACTGACTCGCCGGATTCCAGCAATCGAAATGCTGGGTGCAGCCACAGTACTCTGTACAGACAAAACAGGTACACTGACCCAAAACCGGATGGTCCTTTCAAAAATCATGGTTAACGGTGAAACGTACTCATTCGATCACGACGAATCACCCGATCATGACAGTTTCCCTGAACTGTTTCACGAAACCCTGGAATTCGCCATGCTATCCAGCCAGCGTGATCCTTTTGACCCGATGGAAAGCGCCATCCAGCAAACCGGACGGCGGGTACTGGCCGGTTCGGAACATATACACGACAGCTGGAACCTGGTAGAAGAATACCCTCTCTCCCGTGAACTGCTGGCCATCTCCCGTGTCTGGCGCTCGCCCGACATGAGCCGGTATGTTATTGCCGCGAAAGGCGCTCCTGAAGCGATTATGGATCTTTGCCATCTTGATGCGCGAACAATGGAAATCATTTCAGCCCAGGTCAATTCACTGGCAGCACAGGGACTCAGAGTATTGGCAACAGCCAAAGCAACATTCCGGCATGGCGAATTACCCTCGCAACAACATGATTTCCATTTCGAGTTCATTGGCATTATTGGTCTGGCCGATCCACTGCGTCTGACGGTCAAAACGGCAATCGAAGAGTGCCGTACCGCGGGAATCCGGGTCATCATGATCACGGGCGATTACCCGGTAACGGCGGAAAAAATTGCCCGGGAAGCAGGTCTGGATACAAGCGGTCCCATTCTGACCGGACAGGAAATGGAAGCAATGCTTCCATCCGAATTGGGTGAGAGAATAAAAAAAGGAAACGTTTTCTGCCGTACGACGCCGGAACAGAAATTGAGGCTGGTCAACAGTCTGAAAGAAAACGGTGAAATTGTCGCCATGACCGGGGATGGTGTCAATGATGCCCCCGCATTGAAATCATCCCATATCGGTATCGCCATGGGCGAAAGAGGAACGGATGTCGCACGTGAATCGGCCGCACTGGTTCTGCTCAATGACGATTTCTCCTCGATTGTCACGGCTGTCCGTCTGGGACGGCGAATCTTCGATAATATCCGCAAAGCCGTGATTTTTATCGTGGCGGCCCATATTCCTATTGCAGGCCTGTCACTCATTCCCGTCATGCTGGGCTGGCCGTTGATCCTTCTCCCCATCCATATAGTTTTTTTCGAATTGATGGTCGATCCGGTTTGTTCTGTCGCCTTTGAAAACGAACCGGAAGAAACCGACGTCATGACACGTCCGCCCAGACCGACAAACGCCAGAATCTTCGACAAATCCATATTATGGCTCGGGGTCAGACAAGGACTGGCTCTTCTGGCATGGGTCATCTTCATTTACGGGTTCTCCCGGAAGCACGGCTTCGATACCGAACAGGCCCGAACGTTAACCTTTACCGCCATGATCGCAGGGGATATATGGCTGATTCTTGTCAACCGTTCATGGAGCCGCTCTCTCCTTGAATCGCTGAAGCAGAAAAACACCATCTTATGGTCTGTTCTGGCAATTACCGTTTCCGTCCTGATGGCCGGAATTTTCCTGCATCCCGTTCAGAAACTTTTCCATTTCGGCCAGATTGACTGGCCATATACAATACTTGTTATCGGTGCCACTCTTTGTTTTACCGGATTGTTGTCGACAATCCGTTTTTTCAGGCAAAAAAAAGTGCAGACATCCTAG
- a CDS encoding TetR family transcriptional regulator produces MEKDTASRKKTLDTRDRILDAAEDVFYDKGYSNTTLNEIAEAASVTRGAIYWHFKNKEDLFEAMCSRVRQPMGEMIEEIVEKDATDPIAQLSKTHEFIMLEVIGNPHYRKVLTILFHKCEFTSETDQIVIQQKAWQTYSKKIIQRILVNAQMKNQLPADLDIELANNLLGFVFKGLLADWLFMPDSFDLIKSARKVNDAIFDLMRSSSHLKK; encoded by the coding sequence ATGGAAAAAGATACTGCGAGCAGAAAAAAAACGCTGGATACCCGTGACCGTATTCTGGATGCAGCCGAAGACGTTTTTTACGACAAAGGTTATTCAAATACCACATTAAATGAGATCGCAGAGGCTGCCAGTGTAACCCGTGGCGCCATTTACTGGCATTTCAAGAACAAGGAAGATCTGTTTGAGGCCATGTGTTCCCGTGTGAGGCAACCCATGGGGGAAATGATCGAGGAGATTGTCGAAAAAGATGCCACGGATCCTATTGCTCAGTTGAGTAAAACACATGAATTCATCATGCTGGAAGTCATTGGAAATCCCCATTACCGGAAAGTACTGACTATTCTGTTTCACAAATGCGAGTTCACCAGCGAAACGGACCAGATTGTCATTCAGCAGAAAGCATGGCAGACCTATTCCAAGAAAATCATTCAGAGGATTCTGGTCAATGCGCAAATGAAGAACCAGTTGCCTGCCGATCTGGATATCGAACTGGCTAACAACTTGCTCGGTTTCGTCTTCAAGGGACTGTTGGCCGACTGGCTGTTCATGCCGGACAGTTTCGATTTGATCAAGAGTGCGCGTAAAGTGAACGATGCCATTTTCGACTTGATGAGGTCGAGTTCCCATCTGAAAAAATGA
- a CDS encoding efflux RND transporter periplasmic adaptor subunit: protein MSSFLSLRNAGAIFAMASLLAACGDKAAPPAQLPEAAFVTVTPEKMVVENELPGRLESYRTAEVRARVPGIILKRAFEEGSYVKQGQLLFQIDPRDYKASVQSAKASLARAEANKVQADLKLKRYTPLVEINAVSKQEYDDAVAAQKQAAADVDAAKAELVKAKLNLEYATVTAPISGRIGRQMVTEGALVGQNETTLLATIQQINPIYLNLTQSSAELLKLRQKMQNGMLKGTDKTGLNVTMVMEDGSIYPQTGKLLFSDISVDPTTGEVTIRALFPNPDNMILPGMFVRARLEQAVDENAIIVPQQAVQHSNNGSTVLVINQEDKIETRNVKTGAAVGNRWLVTEGLQAGDRVVVEGLQKVRPGSPVRAVPWEATSNNTGSTEQQVPVESAEKAETTEQKEATETSGATSQAAPQQPASSPAKAE, encoded by the coding sequence ATGAGCTCCTTTCTTTCACTAAGAAATGCCGGTGCCATTTTTGCTATGGCTTCCCTTCTTGCAGCGTGCGGCGACAAGGCCGCTCCCCCGGCCCAGTTGCCGGAAGCTGCATTTGTCACTGTCACCCCGGAAAAGATGGTGGTCGAGAATGAATTGCCGGGACGTCTGGAATCCTATCGTACGGCCGAGGTTCGTGCCCGTGTCCCCGGCATTATTCTGAAAAGAGCTTTTGAAGAAGGTTCCTACGTCAAACAGGGACAACTTCTGTTCCAGATCGATCCACGCGATTACAAGGCTTCCGTCCAAAGCGCAAAAGCCTCGCTGGCCCGTGCAGAAGCCAACAAGGTCCAGGCTGATCTGAAACTGAAACGGTACACGCCGCTTGTTGAAATCAATGCCGTCAGCAAACAGGAATATGACGATGCTGTCGCTGCCCAGAAACAAGCCGCCGCCGATGTCGATGCGGCGAAAGCGGAACTGGTCAAGGCAAAACTCAATCTTGAGTATGCGACAGTGACAGCACCGATTTCCGGACGCATCGGTCGCCAGATGGTAACGGAAGGTGCGCTGGTCGGACAAAATGAAACAACCCTGCTGGCGACCATCCAGCAAATCAATCCGATTTATCTCAACCTGACACAATCCAGTGCCGAATTGCTCAAGCTGCGTCAGAAAATGCAAAACGGCATGCTGAAAGGTACGGACAAAACGGGACTGAACGTCACCATGGTCATGGAAGACGGTTCCATCTACCCACAAACAGGCAAACTGCTGTTCTCCGATATCTCCGTCGATCCCACGACCGGTGAGGTCACGATCAGAGCGTTATTCCCCAATCCGGACAATATGATCCTTCCGGGCATGTTCGTGCGCGCGAGACTGGAACAGGCTGTTGATGAAAACGCCATTATCGTTCCTCAACAGGCTGTCCAGCATTCCAATAACGGTTCGACAGTCTTGGTCATTAACCAGGAAGACAAAATCGAGACCCGTAATGTCAAAACAGGAGCGGCCGTAGGAAACCGCTGGCTTGTTACCGAAGGATTGCAGGCCGGTGACAGGGTAGTGGTGGAAGGTCTCCAGAAAGTCAGACCGGGATCACCTGTCCGGGCCGTACCATGGGAAGCTACTTCAAACAACACCGGGTCAACAGAACAGCAGGTGCCCGTAGAATCTGCTGAAAAAGCCGAGACAACCGAACAGAAGGAAGCGACGGAAACATCTGGCGCAACGTCGCAGGCTGCCCCACAACAACCCGCCTCCTCTCCGGCAAAAGCTGAATAA
- a CDS encoding efflux RND transporter permease subunit, whose translation MARFFIDRPIFAWVIAIFITLAGILSIFNLPVSQYPNVAPPQVTVTVTYPGATAKTVEDSVIQIIEQEMNGATGLQYFESESRTGAGTITLSFTPETDVELASVDVLNRLKRVESRLPEAVMQQGVNINKSRSNFLAIISLISTDGSMTPIDLGDYVYRNVLYEIKRLPGVGDATVFGSEKAMRIWIDPIKLTGLKLTAGDVANAIKNQNAVVTSGAIADPPNTGSETFTATVNVHGQLQTKEEFENIVLRANTDGSVVRLKDVARVELGGQTYETYARLNGKPISGFGVQPTATANTMATMQSIRNKMEELSKYFPEGVSYSIQNDTSTFVKASIHEVIKTLFEGIFLVFVIMYLFLQNFRYTIIPTIVVPIALMGTFAVMKALGFSINMLTMFGMVLSIGILIDDAIVVVENVERIMAEEGLSPRDATYKAMGQITGAIIGISLVLTAVFIPMAFFSGSVGAIYRQFSITMVASMVFSAFLALSLTPALCATILKPIDPDAHGEKKGFFGWFNRRFHNMTMTYERQVSRMFSKTMRYMAIYGAIVLCAAFMFWKLPTSFLPDEDQGYVYTNIQLPAGATQARTLETLKIVEDQFTKEPGVEGVITVVGHGFSGNGQNSGLAFVTLKDWGERDSDNSASSIIQRAFGRFSQIRDAIVFPMNPPAIRELGNESGFVFRLQDRSSKGNDALVAARNQLLQLASESKILKNVRFDGMENSPQLSLVIDRDKANALGVSFEDINTTLSTAFGSNYVNDFDSKGRQQRVIVQLEASERMTPEDFKNLYVRNASGTMVPFSAFISTEWKNGPIQLIRYNGYPSMRITGSPADGYSTGDAMNEMAALMQQLPEGFGYEWTGQSLEELSSGAQAPMLYALSLLAVFLCLAALYESTSIPVAVLLVVPLGVIGALIGVFLRDMPNDVYFKVGLIATIGLSAKNAILIVEFAKDLQAQGKGLVRSTLEAVRLRFRPIIMTSLAFILGVVPLAIASGAGSAAQRAIGTGVLFGMITATILAVYLVPIFFIVVRSLFAGSKRQQAMYARNNTQDRKKPWKIAWEFLSRGSKKDKTDD comes from the coding sequence ATGGCTAGGTTTTTTATCGACCGCCCTATTTTTGCGTGGGTTATCGCAATTTTCATCACACTGGCAGGTATCTTGTCCATATTCAATCTGCCGGTTTCCCAATATCCGAACGTCGCACCTCCCCAGGTCACGGTTACAGTGACCTATCCGGGTGCAACGGCCAAGACGGTTGAAGACAGCGTCATCCAGATCATCGAACAGGAAATGAACGGCGCAACAGGTCTCCAGTATTTCGAGTCTGAAAGCCGTACCGGTGCCGGGACCATCACCTTGTCTTTCACCCCGGAAACAGACGTCGAACTGGCCTCTGTTGACGTCCTGAACCGTCTCAAACGGGTGGAGTCCCGTCTGCCGGAAGCCGTGATGCAGCAAGGGGTCAATATCAACAAATCCCGAAGCAATTTCCTGGCGATCATTTCCCTGATTTCCACAGACGGCAGCATGACACCAATCGATCTGGGCGATTATGTCTACCGTAATGTTCTTTATGAAATCAAACGTCTTCCCGGCGTAGGGGATGCGACTGTGTTCGGTTCCGAAAAAGCGATGCGCATCTGGATCGATCCGATCAAGCTGACCGGTCTGAAACTGACCGCGGGCGACGTCGCCAATGCGATCAAGAACCAGAACGCGGTGGTAACTTCCGGTGCCATCGCCGACCCGCCCAACACCGGCTCGGAAACATTCACGGCTACCGTCAATGTCCACGGCCAGTTGCAGACGAAAGAAGAATTCGAAAATATCGTCTTGCGTGCCAATACCGATGGTTCGGTCGTTCGTCTCAAGGACGTTGCCCGTGTCGAACTGGGTGGACAGACTTATGAAACTTACGCCCGCCTGAACGGCAAGCCGATTTCCGGTTTCGGTGTCCAGCCGACGGCAACCGCCAATACCATGGCGACCATGCAATCGATCCGGAACAAAATGGAAGAACTGTCCAAATATTTCCCCGAAGGGGTCTCGTACAGTATCCAGAACGATACCTCGACATTCGTCAAGGCCTCAATCCATGAAGTGATCAAAACCCTGTTTGAGGGTATTTTCCTTGTCTTTGTCATCATGTATCTGTTTCTGCAGAATTTCCGTTATACGATCATTCCGACGATCGTGGTTCCAATTGCACTGATGGGAACATTTGCTGTCATGAAGGCACTGGGATTTTCGATCAACATGCTGACCATGTTCGGTATGGTGCTATCCATCGGTATCCTGATCGACGATGCTATCGTGGTGGTTGAAAACGTGGAGCGTATCATGGCCGAAGAAGGGCTATCGCCCCGGGATGCCACGTACAAGGCGATGGGACAGATTACCGGAGCCATCATCGGCATTTCGCTGGTTTTGACCGCTGTTTTTATTCCGATGGCTTTCTTCAGCGGTTCCGTTGGTGCCATTTACCGGCAATTCTCGATCACCATGGTCGCTTCCATGGTTTTTTCCGCTTTCCTGGCCCTGTCGTTAACGCCCGCGCTGTGTGCGACCATTCTGAAACCGATCGATCCCGACGCTCATGGCGAGAAGAAAGGCTTTTTCGGCTGGTTCAATCGGCGCTTCCATAATATGACGATGACATATGAACGCCAGGTTTCCAGAATGTTTAGCAAAACCATGCGTTATATGGCGATCTACGGCGCTATCGTTTTATGTGCCGCGTTCATGTTCTGGAAATTGCCGACGTCATTTTTGCCGGATGAAGACCAGGGATATGTCTACACCAATATCCAGCTTCCTGCGGGAGCGACACAGGCCCGGACTCTGGAGACACTGAAGATTGTCGAAGACCAGTTCACGAAAGAACCGGGAGTTGAAGGCGTCATTACCGTTGTCGGTCACGGTTTCTCAGGAAACGGACAAAACAGCGGTCTGGCATTCGTCACGCTGAAAGACTGGGGTGAAAGGGATTCCGACAATTCGGCCAGCTCGATCATACAAAGAGCTTTCGGTCGCTTTTCCCAGATAAGGGATGCTATCGTTTTCCCCATGAATCCGCCCGCAATCCGTGAATTGGGTAATGAATCAGGATTTGTATTCCGCTTGCAGGATCGTTCCAGCAAGGGGAACGATGCACTGGTCGCTGCACGAAACCAGCTGCTCCAACTCGCCAGCGAAAGCAAGATTCTCAAGAACGTACGATTCGACGGGATGGAAAATTCTCCCCAATTGTCGCTGGTCATCGATCGCGACAAGGCGAATGCATTGGGCGTTTCGTTCGAAGACATCAATACGACCCTGTCAACCGCCTTTGGTTCGAATTACGTCAACGATTTTGACAGCAAGGGACGGCAACAGCGCGTCATCGTCCAGCTGGAGGCAAGCGAACGCATGACTCCGGAAGATTTCAAGAACCTGTATGTACGCAATGCATCCGGAACCATGGTACCATTCTCGGCCTTCATATCAACCGAATGGAAAAACGGTCCAATCCAGCTGATCCGGTACAATGGATATCCATCCATGCGTATTACCGGTTCTCCTGCTGACGGCTACAGTACAGGTGATGCCATGAATGAGATGGCAGCCCTGATGCAACAGCTGCCCGAAGGTTTCGGGTACGAATGGACAGGCCAATCCCTGGAAGAACTGTCTTCCGGCGCACAGGCTCCGATGTTATACGCCCTTTCATTACTGGCTGTCTTTCTCTGTCTGGCCGCTCTTTATGAAAGTACGTCTATTCCGGTTGCCGTGCTCCTCGTGGTCCCGCTGGGTGTCATCGGCGCCCTCATCGGCGTGTTCCTGCGCGACATGCCCAATGACGTGTACTTCAAGGTCGGTCTGATCGCCACGATCGGTCTGTCCGCCAAGAATGCGATTCTGATCGTTGAATTTGCCAAGGATCTTCAGGCTCAGGGTAAAGGACTCGTCCGTTCGACCCTGGAAGCTGTACGCCTGCGTTTCCGGCCGATTATCATGACTTCGCTGGCCTTCATTCTCGGTGTCGTACCGCTGGCTATCGCTTCCGGCGCCGGTTCCGCCGCACAGCGGGCTATCGGAACAGGCGTCCTGTTTGGCATGATTACAGCGACTATTCTGGCCGTATATCTGGTTCCGATATTCTTTATCGTTGTCCGTTCCCTTTTCGCGGGTAGCAAACGCCAGCAGGCAATGTATGCGCGGAACAACACACAGGACCGCAAAAAACCGTGGAAAATCGCATGGGAATTTCTGAGTCGTGGAAGCAAGAAGGACAAAACTGATGATTAA
- a CDS encoding efflux transporter outer membrane subunit has translation MIKKCTLVLLAAGILSSCSMAPTYVRPDAPIENQFPGNTDSSTKTPASEIGWNEFFREPRLKALIAAAIENNRDLRLAALNIEEARALYNVQWADRLPTFQVEGETSRARSVSTSSPGMVTSGNYTVGLGLSAFELDFFGRVKSLTDAALAQYLATEEAQRSVYISLVSEVAKTYLTERAQTKQIELAKKSYESYKHSYELMQKRYEVGASSALELRQYETLMQSALVSLSTLERQRAQTENALVILIGGKQIKDLPPPHDLSEDDILQDIPAGLPSDLLANRPDIRQYEQLLKAANANIGAARAAFFPRITLTAFAGTASSSLSGLFDAGTGAWTFTPQLTLPIFDAGRNMANLDLAEARKNIAIVNYEKAIQTAFKEVADALTARDWLNEQVKAQAAVLNSETERLKLSEARYNNGIASSLEVFDAQRQQFAAEQSLVDARLTRLINAVELYRSLGGGLTDSSVAKTDVQKEQPVQQPKENA, from the coding sequence ATGATTAAAAAATGTACTCTGGTTTTACTGGCAGCCGGTATTTTAAGCAGTTGCAGTATGGCTCCGACTTATGTCCGGCCGGATGCCCCGATCGAAAATCAATTCCCGGGCAATACGGATTCTTCCACAAAAACACCTGCATCCGAAATCGGATGGAATGAGTTCTTTCGTGAACCGCGCCTCAAGGCACTGATTGCTGCCGCTATTGAGAACAACCGTGATCTGCGGCTGGCTGCATTGAATATTGAGGAAGCCCGGGCACTCTATAACGTTCAGTGGGCCGATCGCCTGCCGACATTCCAGGTTGAGGGCGAGACGTCAAGAGCGAGGAGTGTCAGCACATCATCCCCCGGAATGGTTACGTCAGGCAATTACACCGTAGGACTGGGCCTGTCTGCCTTTGAGCTGGATTTCTTCGGAAGAGTCAAAAGCCTGACTGATGCCGCACTGGCACAGTATCTGGCAACGGAAGAAGCGCAACGCTCCGTCTATATCAGTCTTGTTTCGGAAGTCGCCAAAACCTATCTGACCGAACGCGCGCAAACAAAACAGATCGAGCTGGCAAAGAAATCGTATGAATCATACAAGCATTCCTACGAGTTGATGCAAAAGCGCTACGAGGTCGGTGCATCTTCCGCCCTGGAACTGAGACAGTATGAAACGCTGATGCAATCCGCACTTGTCTCGTTATCGACACTGGAACGGCAACGCGCCCAGACCGAAAACGCACTGGTCATTCTGATAGGAGGCAAACAGATCAAGGACCTGCCTCCACCGCATGATCTCTCCGAAGACGATATCCTGCAGGACATTCCGGCGGGTCTTCCTTCGGATTTGCTGGCAAACAGGCCGGATATCCGACAGTATGAACAGCTTCTGAAAGCGGCAAATGCCAATATCGGAGCGGCAAGAGCGGCTTTTTTCCCGCGAATCACGTTGACCGCCTTTGCGGGAACGGCCAGCTCAAGCTTGTCCGGCCTGTTCGATGCCGGGACGGGTGCATGGACATTCACTCCGCAGCTGACGCTGCCGATTTTCGATGCCGGTCGCAATATGGCGAACCTCGATCTGGCCGAGGCCCGCAAAAACATCGCTATCGTCAATTATGAAAAAGCCATCCAGACCGCCTTCAAGGAAGTCGCCGATGCACTGACGGCACGGGATTGGCTGAACGAACAGGTGAAGGCACAGGCAGCGGTCCTGAATTCCGAAACAGAACGCCTGAAGCTGTCTGAAGCGCGGTATAACAACGGTATAGCCAGTTCCCTGGAGGTTTTCGATGCTCAAAGACAGCAGTTTGCGGCGGAACAGTCTCTTGTCGATGCACGACTTACACGCCTGATCAATGCGGTCGAACTGTATCGTTCTCTCGGAGGAGGACTGACCGACTCAAGTGTGGCAAAAACAGACGTTCAGAAAGAACAGCCTGTTCAACAGCCCAAGGAAAACGCGTAA
- the trxA gene encoding thioredoxin TrxA, which produces MTDNIKTISDASFEADVLHSDKPVLVDFWAEWCGPCKMVAPVIDEVAKEYAGKVNFAKMDVDSNQATPAKFGIRGIPTLILFKNGAIVSQKVGALSKSQLMAFIDSNI; this is translated from the coding sequence ATGACTGACAATATCAAAACCATCAGCGACGCTTCTTTTGAAGCGGACGTACTCCATTCCGACAAACCTGTCCTCGTTGATTTCTGGGCAGAATGGTGCGGCCCGTGCAAAATGGTCGCTCCTGTCATTGACGAAGTCGCAAAGGAATATGCCGGCAAAGTCAACTTTGCAAAAATGGATGTCGATTCCAACCAGGCTACACCGGCCAAGTTCGGCATTCGCGGTATTCCGACATTGATTTTGTTCAAGAATGGCGCTATTGTTTCCCAAAAAGTAGGGGCATTGAGCAAAAGCCAGCTAATGGCTTTTATTGACAGCAATATCTGA